In one Helicobacter sp. 12S02232-10 genomic region, the following are encoded:
- the ubiE gene encoding bifunctional demethylmenaquinone methyltransferase/2-methoxy-6-polyprenyl-1,4-benzoquinol methylase UbiE, whose translation MDKQKQIIEMFDQIAPTYDSANRILSLGIDVKWRKEACKKAFEYAPDLNKAVILDVACGTGDMILHWRKNASGFGKSIQKIIGIDPSEGMLEIAKEKLEKYLQSQEVELLLGEAKNLKAVESESVDILSIAYGLRNVVDLKEALQEFARVLKKNGILIVLEFTKKEKENFLDKITGFYTKKVLPLIGAAVSRNYKAYRYLPDSIGEFLSVERLKEELNKVGIETKFAKTYSAGISTLLIGMKR comes from the coding sequence ATGGATAAACAAAAACAAATCATAGAAATGTTTGACCAAATAGCACCTACTTATGATAGTGCTAATCGTATTTTGAGTTTAGGGATTGATGTAAAATGGAGGAAAGAGGCTTGCAAAAAGGCTTTTGAATATGCGCCTGATTTAAACAAGGCAGTTATTTTGGATGTTGCTTGCGGTACAGGAGATATGATTTTGCATTGGCGTAAAAATGCTTCTGGATTTGGCAAATCAATCCAAAAAATCATTGGTATTGATCCTTCAGAGGGTATGCTTGAGATTGCTAAGGAAAAACTTGAAAAATATTTGCAATCTCAAGAAGTGGAGTTGTTGTTAGGGGAGGCCAAGAATCTTAAGGCAGTAGAATCTGAAAGTGTTGATATTCTTTCTATCGCTTATGGTCTTAGGAATGTCGTGGATCTGAAAGAGGCATTGCAAGAATTTGCACGAGTTTTGAAAAAAAATGGAATTTTAATAGTGCTTGAATTTACAAAAAAAGAAAAAGAGAATTTTTTGGATAAAATAACAGGTTTTTATACAAAAAAAGTACTTCCCTTAATCGGGGCGGCAGTATCAAGAAACTATAAGGCTTACAGATATTTGCCCGATTCCATAGGAGAATTTTTGAGTGTTGAGCGGCTTAAGGAGGAATTGAACAAGGTTGGGATTGAGACCAAATTTGCCAAGACCTATAGTGCAGGTATTTCGACTTTACTCATCGGGATGAAACGATAA
- a CDS encoding cation:dicarboxylase symporter family transporter, with protein sequence MNDKTFLKNFLALSEPFTWAILIVLGICFYLLWVLQKKNFSFSVRMLIALVMGVTFGVVLQSMAGFPQYDQMQNIPWLFEIKIWFGFFGKAFVSFIKMLVIPIILFSMIRIILHIDNGINLKALLSRSLFWLLFTTAIAASLGITLAVCFGLGENFNAYVGDKAIREVKTFADVLLGLIPANPIAAMSGDNIVGVVILTFFVGFGARIIAKKSEFKKASDIFSDLIEAGYQIVMWMTLFIIRFMPYAVVCMMANTLISNGFGAIKDAMLFVGLIYLAMVIMFAIHLILVGFHGLNPWIYFKKALDTWLLAFTSRSSVAMLPLTISTLTNKLGVNAGTANFTASLGSTVGLNGCAGYFPAMTAVFIANLLGVQIDFSFMVMVVVVAVLGSLGIAGIPGVATMAASIMLAGIGFGEYFGLLSIVLAIDPILDMARTLSNVSGAMTSAVCADKELGTLDKKVYNS encoded by the coding sequence ATGAACGATAAAACTTTTCTAAAAAATTTTTTAGCACTTTCAGAGCCTTTTACGTGGGCTATATTAATAGTCTTGGGGATTTGTTTTTATTTACTTTGGGTTTTGCAGAAGAAAAATTTCAGTTTTTCTGTAAGAATGCTGATAGCTTTGGTGATGGGAGTGACTTTTGGAGTAGTGCTTCAGAGTATGGCAGGGTTTCCTCAGTACGATCAAATGCAAAATATTCCTTGGTTGTTTGAAATAAAAATATGGTTTGGATTTTTTGGCAAAGCGTTCGTAAGTTTTATCAAAATGCTTGTTATCCCTATCATTTTGTTTTCAATGATTCGAATTATTTTGCATATTGATAATGGGATTAATTTAAAAGCACTCTTGAGTCGTTCGCTTTTTTGGCTTTTATTTACGACTGCGATTGCTGCGAGTTTAGGCATTACCTTGGCTGTTTGTTTTGGTCTAGGAGAAAATTTTAATGCTTATGTAGGAGATAAGGCAATTCGAGAGGTAAAAACATTTGCAGATGTTTTATTAGGTTTAATTCCTGCTAATCCGATTGCAGCAATGAGTGGTGATAATATTGTCGGGGTAGTTATCTTGACATTTTTCGTAGGTTTTGGAGCAAGGATTATTGCTAAAAAGAGTGAATTTAAAAAGGCTTCTGATATTTTTTCTGATTTGATTGAAGCAGGTTATCAAATCGTGATGTGGATGACCTTGTTTATCATTCGTTTTATGCCTTATGCAGTTGTTTGTATGATGGCAAACACATTGATTTCAAATGGTTTTGGAGCAATTAAGGACGCAATGCTTTTTGTGGGGCTGATTTATTTAGCAATGGTGATTATGTTTGCTATCCATTTGATATTGGTAGGTTTTCACGGTCTCAACCCTTGGATTTATTTTAAAAAGGCTCTTGATACGTGGCTACTTGCTTTTACTAGCAGGTCTTCAGTGGCAATGCTCCCTTTAACGATTTCCACATTGACTAATAAGCTTGGAGTTAATGCAGGAACAGCTAATTTTACAGCGTCTTTGGGTAGCACTGTGGGGTTAAATGGGTGTGCGGGATATTTTCCGGCAATGACAGCAGTTTTTATTGCGAATTTATTGGGTGTGCAGATTGATTTTAGTTTTATGGTGATGGTAGTGGTTGTAGCTGTTTTGGGATCTTTGGGTATAGCAGGAATTCCAGGAGTGGCAACTATGGCAGCTTCTATTATGCTTGCAGGAATTGGTTTTGGTGAATATTTTGGTCTTTTGTCCATTGTTCTTGCTATTGATCCTATTCTTGATATGGCACGCACTTTAAGCAATGTTTCTGGTGCTATGACTTCTGCAGTTTGTGCAGATAAAGAGCTTGGCACTTTAGATAAGAAAGTTTATAATAGTTAG
- the xseB gene encoding exodeoxyribonuclease VII small subunit, whose protein sequence is MEEISFEARIDKAKEILGKLNAQNLNLKEGLSLYKEGMEELELAQKMLEEAKLEYQELKSNNAQAKEKE, encoded by the coding sequence ATGGAAGAAATAAGTTTTGAAGCAAGGATAGATAAAGCCAAGGAAATTCTTGGAAAACTCAATGCCCAAAATCTAAATCTTAAAGAAGGACTAAGCCTTTATAAAGAAGGAATGGAAGAGCTTGAATTGGCGCAAAAAATGCTTGAAGAAGCTAAATTGGAGTATCAGGAGTTAAAATCAAATAATGCTCAAGCAAAGGAAAAAGAATGA
- a CDS encoding carbon-nitrogen hydrolase family protein: MNLAIFQLPSLPFKENKLASYLKAIKKGSIVVLGEYVLNLFFHEISDVPKDIINKTTQSKLSELTKLAKKYSLIIVAPVLCGNEKKIYKKIAIIDGKKIDFYTQQKLISYPHWDEEAFFGNSKVKTLKLPYVFEKEGLKIAVLFGFELHFDEIWIKMKNAGVDIVLLCTACTFDSNQRWRDLCKARAFFNSCVVVRANRIGEYTHEGFQWNFYGDSFIALPNGKIEDSLGNKEEVLCAEIEKSQIEEFVKEWKFREVESLVQKI; this comes from the coding sequence ATGAATCTAGCAATCTTTCAACTGCCTTCGCTTCCCTTTAAGGAAAATAAACTTGCTTCTTATTTGAAAGCAATCAAAAAAGGTTCGATAGTTGTGCTTGGAGAGTATGTTTTGAATCTTTTTTTTCACGAAATCAGCGATGTTCCTAAGGATATTATCAATAAAACCACCCAAAGCAAACTTTCTGAACTTACAAAGCTGGCTAAAAAATATAGCTTGATTATCGTTGCACCCGTATTATGCGGAAATGAAAAAAAAATTTATAAAAAAATAGCCATTATTGATGGGAAGAAAATTGATTTTTATACCCAACAAAAGTTGATCTCCTATCCTCATTGGGATGAAGAGGCATTTTTTGGAAATTCTAAGGTTAAAACTTTGAAACTTCCTTATGTATTTGAAAAAGAAGGTTTAAAAATTGCAGTTCTGTTTGGTTTTGAACTGCATTTTGATGAGATATGGATAAAAATGAAAAATGCCGGTGTGGATATTGTGCTTTTATGTACTGCTTGCACGTTTGATTCTAATCAGAGATGGCGAGATTTGTGCAAAGCAAGAGCATTTTTTAACTCTTGTGTGGTCGTGAGGGCGAATCGAATCGGGGAATATACTCACGAGGGTTTCCAGTGGAATTTTTACGGGGATAGCTTTATTGCTTTGCCCAATGGAAAAATAGAGGATAGTTTGGGCAACAAAGAAGAAGTTTTATGTGCAGAAATAGAAAAATCCCAAATTGAAGAGTTTGTAAAAGAATGGAAATTTAGGGAAGTTGAATCCCTTGTTCAGAAAATTTAA